The DNA window GACAATCATTGCAGGACCCGTTTTTGAATGCATTACGTCGCGAACGGATTCCTGTCGCAATTTATTTAGTTAACGGTATTAAGTTACAAGGACAAATCGAGTCATTTGACCAATTTGTTATCTTATTAAAAAATACCGTGAGCCAAATGGTATATAAACATGCTATTTCAACTGTTGTACCGGCACGTCCGTTACAACATGGCATCCAACCTGAAAGTGAAAGTGATAAATAATTCTTTGAAATTTAAATTAAAAAATCTTGTGGGTCATATACTCATAGGGAGTCGTGAAGTTGTTTGATCGCCATGAAGCAGGTGAACGTGCCATATTAGTGCACGTTAACTTTAATGATGAGGGCAACCGAGAAGATCTGCATGAATTAGAAATGCTGGTTTCCTCTGCTGGTGTGAATGCGTTATCTGTAGTAACAGGTTCGCGTTCAAGACCACACCCTAAATATTTTGTTGGTTCAGGTAAAGCAGAAGAAATTGCTGAAGCTGTAAAGCTTCATCAAGCAGATATTGTTATCTTTAATCATGCTTTAGCACCACGCCAAGAACGTAACTTAGAAGCGTTACTGGAATGTCGTGTTGTTGACCGTACAGGTTTGATTTTAGATATTTTTTCTCAACGAGCTCGTACTCATGAAGGTAAATTACAAGTCGAATTAGCGCAGCTGCGCCACATGTCGACCCGATTAATTCGAGGTTGGACGCATTTAGAACGCCAAAAAGGCGGTATCGGTATGCGTGGTCCAGGTGAAACTCAGCTTGAAACGGATCGTCGTTTATTACGCGTGCGTATGGACAGTATTTTACGTCGTTTAGATAAAGTGGTAACCAAACGTGATCAAGGTCGTCGCTCACGTAAGCGTCGTGAAATACCGACAATTTCGTTAGTAGGTTATACGAATGCAGGTAAATCGACCCTGTTTAATCGTCTCACTGATTCTAAAGTGTATGCTGCGGATCAATTGTTTGCGACGTTAGATCCAACATTACGCCGTATTGCGGTTGCCGATGTTGGTGAAGTGGTTTTAGCGGATACGGTTGGCTTTATTCGTCACTTGCCACATGATTTAGTTGCTGCTTTTAAAGCCACATTAACGGAAACGCGAGAAGCGGATCTACTTTTACATGTAATTGATTGTGCAGATGAAAACATGCGCGGTAATATTACAGAAGTGAATTCGGTATTAACAGAGATTGATGCGGGTGAAGTACCTGTTTTAATGGTATATAACAAAGTCGATAAGCTTGATGATGGTCGTTGTCGTATTGATTATGATGACGAAGGTAAGCCAGTTAGTGTATGGCTATCTGCAATGTCAGGCGAAGGTACAGCGTTTTTATATCAAGCATTGACGGAGTTACTGGCAAGTACCATGAAAGTGGTGAGGTTACAGTTACCCGCAATGCAAGGTAATGTCGTCAGCCATCTATATAATCTCGATTGTATTGAACATGAAGCGTTTTCTGAAAATGGTGACTGGCTACTCGACATTAGAATGACTATGATTGATTGGCAACGTTTGAAAAAACACAAATGTAATAACATTGAAGATTTTATCCTTCAGCGCTAGGCTGATATCATTAATATTTTCCCGAAACTATCTGGTAATGGAGATGCAAATGGCTTGGAATGAGCCCGGAAAT is part of the Moritella viscosa genome and encodes:
- the hflX gene encoding GTP-binding protein HflX, with the translated sequence MFDRHEAGERAILVHVNFNDEGNREDLHELEMLVSSAGVNALSVVTGSRSRPHPKYFVGSGKAEEIAEAVKLHQADIVIFNHALAPRQERNLEALLECRVVDRTGLILDIFSQRARTHEGKLQVELAQLRHMSTRLIRGWTHLERQKGGIGMRGPGETQLETDRRLLRVRMDSILRRLDKVVTKRDQGRRSRKRREIPTISLVGYTNAGKSTLFNRLTDSKVYAADQLFATLDPTLRRIAVADVGEVVLADTVGFIRHLPHDLVAAFKATLTETREADLLLHVIDCADENMRGNITEVNSVLTEIDAGEVPVLMVYNKVDKLDDGRCRIDYDDEGKPVSVWLSAMSGEGTAFLYQALTELLASTMKVVRLQLPAMQGNVVSHLYNLDCIEHEAFSENGDWLLDIRMTMIDWQRLKKHKCNNIEDFILQR
- the hfq gene encoding RNA-binding protein Hfq; this translates as MAKGQSLQDPFLNALRRERIPVAIYLVNGIKLQGQIESFDQFVILLKNTVSQMVYKHAISTVVPARPLQHGIQPESESDK